CCAGCGCAACGCTTCGCCGTCGCGGGAACGAATGCCTTCGGCGACGTGATCGAAAGTCAGGCGGATCTTGTCGCCTGCAATGCTTTGAGATTTCAATGTCGGGCCGCTGTAAACGACATTTTTGTCGCCGTAGGCAAGGTTTCTGGCGGACAATGCCAGTCTTTTTCCAATGTCTTTTTTGTTCAAAGGATGAATATCGTTCCACTCGCCCAGATCCAGCGTCACCGTCACAGCCGTATTTTTTAGTGTTAACGCCTGATTCTGTGCCTCCCGGAGCAGCGCCATATTGCTTTCCGCAGGCATGAAATCAATGTCTTGAAAATTAGGAAGCTGGACCACCAGAAATGGCAAACCCTGATCATTCCAAAGCCTGCGCCGGTCGTTGATCAATGCCGGCAAGAATGCCCTGTACGGTTTGGGATCGCTCACATTCGACTCGCCCTGATACCAAAGGAAACCGCTCAGTTTCACAGGCAGCACCGGTGCGATCATGGCATTGTAAAGTGCGGCAGGCTGGTTTTGGGCGACAAAAGGCGCGTGAATGCTATCGCCCTTTTTTGATGGTGCAAAAACCTGTCCGACCTTATATTGCCACGTCCCTTTCAGATCAACTTGCTGATCATTGGAAGTCATGAAATAGGGTTTATCCGACACAAAGCCACCTTTTCCTGCCGTATTCGTTACCCGTGTCACAAATATATTCTTGCCCGGTTTCAGCAAACCGGCCGGAATTTCGTAACGGCGTGGCGGATATTGATAAGTTACCCGCCCGATACTTTTTCCATTGACAAACATTTCATCCGCATCCACAATGCGCCCCATATAAAGCTTCACCGGCTTGCCAATCCAGCTGTCAGGCACTTCAAATTCCCTGCGAAACCACACCACACCATCCAGATTTTTGAGTCCCTGGTCTTCCCAATAACCGGGGATATTGAAATTCCGCCAGTCTTTGGGCTGATATGCTTCGCTTTCCCAATGTTCGGTTAGTCCCTGATCGTTTGACCGGGGCTTTTGAGGTGTATTTTTTAAGTCTTCCTGCTTCCTTAATTTCACATAGGAAGTGTCTTTGTTTTTATCAATAACCTTTAATATCTCAGCGAAGTCCTGATAACCGCCTTCACTGATCCACGCTTCAATAGGTGTGCCGCCTACAGAGCTGTTAATGATGCCGATCGGTACCTTGTATTGGTCGTAAAGATCTCTGGCAAAAAAGTAAGAGACTGCGCCAAAACCAAGCACGTCTTTGGGACTTGCTGCCTTCCATTCCGCATTGGGAAAGTCCTGCTGCGGGCCGGTGAGATCAATTAATGTGGGGATGAAAAAATTCCTGATGTCGGGATAATTGGCGTTGGCGATATCCTCGGGGAAACGCTCTTTCACGCGCTCCATGTTAATGACCATATTGCTTTGTCCGTTGCAAAGCCACACATCCCCAAAGGCAATATTCCTAATTCGGACTTCATTTTTACCCTTCACCAGCATTTCAAAACCCGTCCCGGCAGGCTGCGCGGGTAGCTCAATCGACCATTTTCCGTCCGCCCCCGCTACCGCACTTCGAGTTTTGTTTTTGAATATTACAGTTACCTTTTCTTTCGGTGCAGCCCAGCCCCAAACCGTGATCGGCTGGTCGCGCTGCAATACCATATTGTCCGAGATCAGCCTCGGCAAACGAATCTGGGCAAATACCTGGACGGAAAGAGCGGTAAGCAACAATAAAAACTGAAAGAAGCGCATTCGTTAAAGGAAAATGAGCAATGCTTTTTAAAAATTCACGACGCCGTCAAATGCTTTTTTTGGTTTAAAATTCTGGTCAAAAAGCAGCGGATAATCCTTGCGGCCAGGCACCGGAAAGTTGTCCAGCCAGGTCGTTTTATCTGAAACATTCCAGAATGTCACGCCGGTAATGGTGCCTTTGTATTTTCTGAATGTGTCGAAAATCATCTTGTAATGTGCCGCCTGCTTTTGCTCCATTTCCGGCGTAAAAACGCTTTTTTCATCGCCGGCTTTTCTCTCCCGGCGTTCATGTTCTTTCGGGTGTACCGAAACGTCGAGTTCGGTGATCTGAACGGCCAGGCCCAGGCTCGCAAATTGTGTGATCGACTTTTCCAGCTCGGCCTGCGTGGGTTCATAGATGGACCAATGTGCCTGCAATCCTACCCCGTGAATCGGGACGTTTTTCTCTTTCAATTTCTTAACCAACTGATAAATTTTCTCCCTCTTTACGGCATTTTCGGTGTTGTAATCATTGTAAAAAAGCCTGGCATCCGGATCAACAGCATGCGCGTATTCAAATGCTTTCTGAATATAGTCCTCGCCAATGATCTGGTAAAATTTGGATTCCCGGTAAATTCCCTTACCTGTGTCTGGAACTGCCTCGTTTACAACATCCCAGGCGTAAATCCTGCCTTTGTAATGCGTCATCACATCCGTAATATGCTGTTTCAAACGGGACAATAATTCCTCACGCGAAACCTGCGCTCCGGTTGAATCCGTGAAGAACCATTTGGGGGTTTGGTTATGCCAGCAAAGCGTATGGCCGCGCACTTTGATACCAGTTGCCTGTCCAAATTCCACGATCGCATCCGCGCCCATCCAGTTATAACGATCTTTTTCGGGATGGATCGGCCCCATTTTCATCGCATTCTCGGGCGTAATGCTGTTGAACTGCTGCTTAATGAGTTCCGCTTCCGGGCCGGTTACGCTTCTCGGGGAAACCGCCACGCCGATGGGGAAGTAATCCTTATAGGTTTCTTTGAGCGATTTCTGGGCCAAAATATTGTGCGACGAAAACAGTGCTGCCGTAACCGTCACCGCTTTTAGCCAACTGATCAATAATGAAAGTTTCGCCATGTTAAGGATTAATGGTTTTAATGTCGCCATTGCTATCCCGGAGCAACTCCCTGACCTTCACATTCCGCAAATGCGTTTTCCCTGATAGTGCCGCGTCATGATAGAAAATATACCACTTCCCCTGCACTTCCACGATCGAATGATGGGTTGTCCAGCCTTCTACCGGGTTCATAATCACGCCTTTGTAGGTAAACGGACCGTAAGGGTTGGTTCCTTCTGCATAACACAGCAAGTGCGAGTCACCCGTGGAATAAGAGAAGTAATATTTCCCGTTATACTTATGCATCCAGGCGCCTTCGAAAAAGCGGCGTTTGTTGTCGGATGCCAGAATCGGCTTGCCGTTTTCATCCAGGATCTGCACATCTTTCAAAGGCTCCGCGAATGACAGCATATCATCGCTCATCACCGCTACTTTGGCGCTTAATGCGGGTTCATTTTCGTGTCCTTTGCCCAGGTCCGTCATTAAAGTTTTGTCATATTTTCCAGTATGCCAGCGTTGCAGCTGACCGCCCCAGATGCCTCCCAGATACATGTAACTTTTACCATCTGTATCCGTAAAAACCGCCGGATCAATGCTGTAACTTCCTTTCATAGGCTCAGGCTCAGCCTTGAATGGGCCGGTCGGGGATTTGCTCGTTGCCACACCCATGCGGAATACACCTTCTTTGTCTTTTACGGGAAAATAGAGATAGTAGGTGCCGTTTTTGAATGCTGCGTCGGGCGCCCACATTTGCTTATCGGCCCAGGGCACATCTTTTACATCCAGCGCCACGCCGTGATCGGTCACTTTCCCACCGATCTTGTCCATGGAGTAGACGTGGTAATCGCGCATTTGAAAATGCCCGCCTTCATCGTCCTGGGGCACGTCGGCCTCAATGTCGTGGGATGGATAAATGTAAATCTTCCCGTTAAAAACATGGGCCGAAGGGTCGGCGGTGTACAGGTCGGTTACCAATGGTTTAACATTGGTAACCTGACAAACACCATTTTGAACACCTAAACCGAACGCCACCACGGACGCCGATATATTGAATAGCAAGCTGCGGTTTATCATCATTTCATTTTTTTATCAATATCCGGTATTTTGAGGGAATTTCGGTCCTTCTACTACCCTGTCAATCTGCGTTTGCGGAATGGGGCGGAGCATATTGAAATCTTTCACGTAAGGCGCAGCTTCCTGATTCCACTCCTGCACGCGGCGCACGAGCGAGCGCGTCCGGACGAGGTCGTGCCAACGCTGCCATTCTCCGAAAAATTCACGGCTGCGTTCGTCCAGGATGA
This Dyadobacter sp. UC 10 DNA region includes the following protein-coding sequences:
- a CDS encoding glycoside hydrolase family 43 protein; its protein translation is MMINRSLLFNISASVVAFGLGVQNGVCQVTNVKPLVTDLYTADPSAHVFNGKIYIYPSHDIEADVPQDDEGGHFQMRDYHVYSMDKIGGKVTDHGVALDVKDVPWADKQMWAPDAAFKNGTYYLYFPVKDKEGVFRMGVATSKSPTGPFKAEPEPMKGSYSIDPAVFTDTDGKSYMYLGGIWGGQLQRWHTGKYDKTLMTDLGKGHENEPALSAKVAVMSDDMLSFAEPLKDVQILDENGKPILASDNKRRFFEGAWMHKYNGKYYFSYSTGDSHLLCYAEGTNPYGPFTYKGVIMNPVEGWTTHHSIVEVQGKWYIFYHDAALSGKTHLRNVKVRELLRDSNGDIKTINP
- a CDS encoding sialate O-acetylesterase, with amino-acid sequence MRFFQFLLLLTALSVQVFAQIRLPRLISDNMVLQRDQPITVWGWAAPKEKVTVIFKNKTRSAVAGADGKWSIELPAQPAGTGFEMLVKGKNEVRIRNIAFGDVWLCNGQSNMVINMERVKERFPEDIANANYPDIRNFFIPTLIDLTGPQQDFPNAEWKAASPKDVLGFGAVSYFFARDLYDQYKVPIGIINSSVGGTPIEAWISEGGYQDFAEILKVIDKNKDTSYVKLRKQEDLKNTPQKPRSNDQGLTEHWESEAYQPKDWRNFNIPGYWEDQGLKNLDGVVWFRREFEVPDSWIGKPVKLYMGRIVDADEMFVNGKSIGRVTYQYPPRRYEIPAGLLKPGKNIFVTRVTNTAGKGGFVSDKPYFMTSNDQQVDLKGTWQYKVGQVFAPSKKGDSIHAPFVAQNQPAALYNAMIAPVLPVKLSGFLWYQGESNVSDPKPYRAFLPALINDRRRLWNDQGLPFLVVQLPNFQDIDFMPAESNMALLREAQNQALTLKNTAVTVTLDLGEWNDIHPLNKKDIGKRLALSARNLAYGDKNVVYSGPTLKSQSIAGDKIRLTFDHVAEGIRSRDGEALRWFAIAGDDKKFVWADAQIVGKDQIVLWSERIKTPVYVRYAWQDNPEGINFYNSANLPASPFRTDGDSGQIIRGDK
- a CDS encoding endo-1,4-beta-xylanase; amino-acid sequence: MAKLSLLISWLKAVTVTAALFSSHNILAQKSLKETYKDYFPIGVAVSPRSVTGPEAELIKQQFNSITPENAMKMGPIHPEKDRYNWMGADAIVEFGQATGIKVRGHTLCWHNQTPKWFFTDSTGAQVSREELLSRLKQHITDVMTHYKGRIYAWDVVNEAVPDTGKGIYRESKFYQIIGEDYIQKAFEYAHAVDPDARLFYNDYNTENAVKREKIYQLVKKLKEKNVPIHGVGLQAHWSIYEPTQAELEKSITQFASLGLAVQITELDVSVHPKEHERRERKAGDEKSVFTPEMEQKQAAHYKMIFDTFRKYKGTITGVTFWNVSDKTTWLDNFPVPGRKDYPLLFDQNFKPKKAFDGVVNF